In Synergistaceae bacterium, the DNA window AATAATAAACGCGCAATTAAATTATTTCCGTCTTTGAGTTCGCGAATTAACAAGGGAGTTAATAGACTCTCCATTTCCAAATAAACAATAACGGGAGAATTTGCCTTAAATAGTCCGTGTGAGAGTTCCGCGCCGATTTTAGTAACTTGAGACTCAAAACGTGAGCAATTAATAATATTCTCGTGTTCATAGACTGAGCTTAATATTTCATTCAGAGCAGACTCAAGGATTCCGGAATTCCTTATAAAACGTTTGCGAAATCTTGATAACATTTCTTGACTCATAGCCGGAGCAGAAAACGCTAATAAAGGTCTAGGCTTTGAGGGGAATATAGGGAAGTGCAAAATATTATCTCGATTCATAAATGACATTATACCGCGCGCATAAGTTGAGCTGTTTAACTCGACTTGGCCGCATGATATGACCGGAATAACATTTTTATAATCTTCACCGCCTAATTTCTTGAGTAACTGCCCGAATAATAAATCAGACTGAAAAGTTTGAGCGCAATAAATCCCACCGTGATGATCTGCCGCACATATCGCCCCGAGTCTCAATGCCGAATTAACTTTTTTTGCGAGTTCAGGGCCGACTCTCTCACTTGTGAAATTCTCAGCCAGTGAGAAAAAATCTTCAGGACTGCATAACGGCGTAATCCCTAGATTCTTTCTCACTTTGCCGGCTTGAATATCAAGAAATTCATTTAGCGTAATTTGTCCGTGATCATAGCAGGTTTTGAGAGTCCCATTTCTTTCACAGCAAATATTAGCTAACGAGTTTACATTTTCAAGCATGATAATTTATTTCGCGTTAAACCCGTAAAATCTAAATCCCAGTATAGTAATATCATCAAATTGAGGCGCGTCCCCGACAAATTCGTCAATATCTTTGCGGACTGCCGGCAATAAATCACTCGGCATTAAATCTTTATATTTATTAAGAGTTTGAGTTAATCTCTCTTCGCCGAAAAGTTGATCATTTGCATTTGTCGCCTCAGTTACTCCGTCAGTATATACAAATAAAGTATCGCCGGGGTGTAAATCAAAATCATCCTGCTTGAATCTCATGCCCTCAAGAGTAGCGACTGCCGGGGAGTGCTTTGTTTTTACGAGCTCAAAATTTCCGTCCTTCCTGCAGATTGCCGGGTATTCGTGGCCTGCATTAGCTTGTACTACGCGGCCGGTTTCGAGATCTACAACGCCAGCCCAGACTGTAACGAATAAGCCAGCCTCATTGCCTTCACAAAGCTGCTCATTTACGTTAGCAAGTGCCTTAGAAGGTTCTTCACCCATTTGAAGGCGATTCTTGACTAGAGTCTTAGCAATTACCATGAATAAAGCAGCGGGGACTCCTTTGCCTGACACGTCAGCAATTACTAAGGCAACATGAGTCTTGTCTATCATAAAGAAATCATAGAAATCTCCGCCGACTTCTTTAGCTGGATTCATAGTCGCGTAAATTATATATTCTGTAACATCGGGGAATCTAGGGAAGATTCTGGGCAGCATATCGGCCTGTATTGTAGTTGCTACATTTAATTCTGTTGTAATGCGTTCTTTCTCGGCTGTTACTGACTGCAAATTTTTCATATAAATATCTAACTCGTTAATCATGCCCGCAAATTTATCTGACAATGAGCCTATTTCGTCATCCTGCCCGCGCTGTGATGTGATTACATGCGAAATAGAAACGTTTTTATCCTGCGAGTAAGAGTCTATATTTTGCTCAAGCCTCATTATACGAGTTAAAATCTTGCTCTTGATAAATAAATACATTAAGAATGTTGACACAACAAGCACTATAAATGAAATGCCTACTTGCTGTAATACTGACTTCAAAATATCTGAATTAACACGTTCGACGCTGATTTCTGCACAAATAAGTCCGACCTTCTCCCCGTTAATCTCAAGAGCATTACAATACGTGTAAACATAGCCGAATTCATTATTAAGAGTGTCAAAAGTCAGCGAGTCCGAGTCCGAATTATTCCAAGCAAGCCACATGTTAGCATGAATAGCCGGATCTTCGTAAACAATATCGCCTAAAAATAAAATTTCTCGGCCCTTGTCATCACTTATTATTCCCATAGTGGGATCGAACATGTAATTCATTGTTAATTTGCTCATGTCTTCAGGATAAATGAAATATACATAACTGAGATTAAATGCGTCCTTTGCCTGAAAAAATACGCTGAACCAGTATTCAAACCTGTAAATCACATAT includes these proteins:
- a CDS encoding SpoIIE family protein phosphatase, whose amino-acid sequence is MKHKSLARQFGILFIIFALATIIISGAMTYYNRTVQYHDTCINNLRQLTTHLSDLIKSSGTEFITLKKWFAQHTKEVQIPKDFEADLPRAKDAFTNYLKSNYPGKIFGVDLSFEDLDFTAQRLYVIYRFEYWFSVFFQAKDAFNLSYVYFIYPEDMSKLTMNYMFDPTMGIISDDKGREILFLGDIVYEDPAIHANMWLAWNNSDSDSLTFDTLNNEFGYVYTYCNALEINGEKVGLICAEISVERVNSDILKSVLQQVGISFIVLVVSTFLMYLFIKSKILTRIMRLEQNIDSYSQDKNVSISHVITSQRGQDDEIGSLSDKFAGMINELDIYMKNLQSVTAEKERITTELNVATTIQADMLPRIFPRFPDVTEYIIYATMNPAKEVGGDFYDFFMIDKTHVALVIADVSGKGVPAALFMVIAKTLVKNRLQMGEEPSKALANVNEQLCEGNEAGLFVTVWAGVVDLETGRVVQANAGHEYPAICRKDGNFELVKTKHSPAVATLEGMRFKQDDFDLHPGDTLFVYTDGVTEATNANDQLFGEERLTQTLNKYKDLMPSDLLPAVRKDIDEFVGDAPQFDDITILGFRFYGFNAK